A genome region from Chengkuizengella sp. SCS-71B includes the following:
- a CDS encoding SDR family oxidoreductase: protein MEYKNQTALITGASSGIGEVFANKLAEQGMNLILVARTQQKLEELAKQYNEKYGVQTYVVVSDLSKENAAKEVKKAVDDLNLHVDMLINNAGFGQVGSFIHNDPDQAHGQIMVNVSALVDMTYLFATDMEKKREGAIINIASTAAFQPLPKMAVYGATKAFVLSFSEALWSELKPKGVKVLAICPGPTATNFFEVSGEFGAKNIRTSEQVVDTAMKALKKGKSYAIDGLGNYITANLPRFFPRQLITKVAAKVIKTSK, encoded by the coding sequence ATGGAGTATAAAAATCAAACAGCACTCATTACAGGTGCCTCTTCTGGCATTGGAGAAGTATTTGCTAATAAGCTGGCTGAACAAGGAATGAATCTAATTTTAGTCGCTCGTACACAACAGAAGTTAGAAGAATTAGCTAAGCAATACAATGAAAAATATGGCGTACAAACTTATGTCGTTGTTTCAGATCTAAGTAAAGAAAACGCTGCAAAAGAAGTCAAAAAAGCGGTGGACGATCTTAATCTTCATGTAGATATGCTTATTAATAACGCGGGGTTTGGACAAGTTGGCAGTTTTATACATAATGATCCTGACCAAGCGCATGGACAGATCATGGTAAATGTCAGTGCTCTCGTAGATATGACATACCTCTTTGCAACAGACATGGAAAAAAAGAGAGAAGGAGCTATCATTAACATCGCTTCCACAGCAGCATTTCAACCACTCCCAAAAATGGCTGTATACGGAGCAACAAAAGCTTTTGTTCTATCCTTCTCAGAAGCCTTGTGGAGTGAATTAAAACCAAAGGGTGTAAAAGTCCTAGCCATCTGTCCAGGACCAACTGCTACGAATTTTTTTGAAGTTTCTGGAGAATTTGGTGCCAAAAACATAAGAACATCAGAGCAAGTTGTAGATACTGCAATGAAAGCTTTAAAAAAAGGGAAAAGTTATGCCATTGATGGGTTAGGAAACTACATCACTGCCAACTTGCCTAGATTCTTCCCTCGACAACTGATTACTAAAGTAGCTGCAAAGGTCATAAAAACTAGTAAGTAA
- a CDS encoding RNA polymerase sigma-70 factor, with translation MNEQFDSYRPLLFSIAYRMLGTIVDAEDIVQDTFVTASTRNLEHIENTKAYFCKITTNRCLDVLKSARKKREVYVGPWLPEPLVIDHTHQDPSREIIGKEYLSTAYLYMMEKLTPIERTVFILREVLNLDYKEVAEITEKTESNCRKIFSRTKQKINLNQRETSFTYEENENIVTRFLNALSTENTQQLTQLLSEDVVLYTDGGGKVIAAINPIKSRSRVLSFLLGISRKATQKAENKLTNINGQPGFIAYENKIPVNVITYRFENNKVKEIYIVRNPDKLINVVYGM, from the coding sequence ATGAATGAGCAATTTGATTCCTATCGACCATTATTATTTTCCATAGCCTATCGTATGTTAGGAACGATTGTAGATGCTGAGGATATCGTTCAAGATACGTTTGTAACAGCAAGTACAAGAAATCTTGAACACATCGAAAATACAAAAGCGTATTTCTGTAAAATTACTACCAATCGTTGCCTAGACGTTTTAAAATCAGCGCGAAAAAAAAGAGAAGTATATGTGGGACCTTGGTTGCCTGAGCCGTTAGTTATAGATCATACTCATCAAGACCCTTCTAGAGAAATCATAGGAAAAGAATACCTCTCTACTGCCTATTTATATATGATGGAAAAGCTCACACCTATCGAAAGAACAGTATTCATTTTACGAGAGGTATTAAACTTAGATTATAAAGAAGTCGCAGAGATCACAGAAAAAACAGAATCCAACTGCCGCAAAATTTTTAGCCGAACAAAGCAAAAAATTAATCTTAATCAAAGAGAAACCAGCTTCACCTATGAGGAAAATGAAAATATCGTCACAAGATTTTTAAATGCATTATCTACTGAAAACACACAACAGCTAACTCAATTATTGTCAGAAGATGTAGTCCTATATACCGATGGTGGAGGAAAAGTGATAGCAGCAATAAATCCAATCAAATCTCGCTCTAGAGTTTTATCTTTCCTATTAGGTATCTCAAGAAAAGCAACTCAAAAAGCCGAAAATAAATTAACCAACATTAATGGGCAACCTGGATTTATAGCTTATGAAAACAAAATACCAGTAAATGTTATAACTTATCGATTTGAAAATAATAAAGTAAAAGAAATATATATCGTAAGAAATCCAGATAAGTTAATAAATGTGGTTTATGGAATGTGA
- a CDS encoding phytoene desaturase family protein has translation MNENQHKWDVIIIGGGMAGLTASVILAKAHKKVLLLEKSKQVGGRATTIEKAGGLLNLGPHAIYPNGPGVKILEELNIKLNGGSPLSKGTLLYENKTYPLTLSPVALLTSKLLKWKEKREFIKLVSGLNKINAQFIKNISLYEWVEAHLREEKVKKLFYMLCRLSSYCNDPKRSSAGIIIEQVKLGLTGVRYLDGGWQTIVDQLKQQALSHGVTIKENHHIIELQGTNPNITVIDNLDETFTSEHVISTSTPANTLSMVKSKQLSSTLKQHRDLCLPVKGAFWDIVLKKTTNLNVKFALGLDEPLYYSNQSAVANLVTEKNLHVIHLGRYLSVDEELDSKKIHNQLKKFLGVLEPDWEKEVVFQRFLPSITVCNAMPLTNMPTINSEIPEIPGLYIAGDWVTTGGLLADASITSAKSAADAILEEARDLTYTG, from the coding sequence ATGAATGAAAATCAACATAAATGGGATGTCATCATTATAGGTGGAGGGATGGCAGGGCTTACTGCTTCCGTTATTTTAGCCAAAGCACATAAAAAGGTACTTCTTCTTGAAAAATCAAAACAAGTCGGGGGTCGTGCTACTACAATAGAAAAAGCAGGTGGCTTATTAAATCTAGGACCACATGCCATATATCCTAATGGACCCGGTGTAAAAATTCTTGAAGAATTAAATATCAAATTAAATGGTGGTTCTCCATTGTCAAAAGGGACATTATTGTATGAAAATAAAACCTATCCATTAACACTAAGTCCAGTTGCTTTATTAACATCCAAACTACTAAAATGGAAAGAAAAAAGAGAATTCATTAAATTAGTAAGTGGGTTAAACAAAATAAATGCTCAATTCATAAAAAATATCAGTTTATATGAATGGGTTGAAGCTCATTTAAGGGAAGAGAAGGTAAAAAAATTATTTTACATGTTATGTAGACTTTCCTCTTATTGCAATGATCCAAAACGATCAAGTGCTGGTATAATTATTGAACAAGTAAAGTTAGGTTTAACTGGAGTGCGATATTTAGATGGCGGATGGCAAACAATTGTTGACCAACTTAAACAACAGGCTTTATCACATGGAGTAACCATTAAAGAAAATCATCATATCATTGAACTACAAGGAACAAATCCCAATATCACAGTAATCGATAATTTAGATGAGACATTTACTTCAGAACATGTCATTTCTACATCCACACCAGCAAATACATTATCCATGGTTAAATCTAAACAGTTGTCATCTACTTTAAAACAACATCGTGACCTTTGCCTACCAGTAAAAGGCGCTTTCTGGGATATCGTATTGAAAAAAACAACCAACCTTAATGTTAAATTTGCATTAGGTCTCGATGAACCACTCTATTATTCCAATCAATCAGCAGTAGCTAATTTAGTAACAGAGAAAAATCTCCATGTCATTCATCTTGGTAGGTACTTATCTGTAGATGAGGAACTAGATTCTAAGAAAATCCACAATCAACTAAAGAAATTTTTAGGTGTCCTTGAACCAGACTGGGAAAAAGAAGTCGTTTTCCAACGTTTCTTACCTTCCATAACGGTTTGTAATGCAATGCCATTAACAAATATGCCTACAATAAATTCAGAAATTCCTGAAATTCCAGGATTATATATAGCAGGAGATTGGGTGACTACAGGCGGACTGTTAGCAGATGCCTCGATCACCAGCGCCAAGTCTGCAGCAGATGCCATTTTGGAAGAAGCAAGAGACTTAACTTATACAGGATGA